Within the Desulfotignum phosphitoxidans DSM 13687 genome, the region ATGCCTTCCTCATTCTTTGCCCTTTTTTCCGCCTGAGCTTTCAGGTCAGAGACAAAGCTTGGCCAGGGGCCGGATTCCAGCTGGTCCAGTAAAGGAGTTTCATGCTTAGCCATTTACTTACCTCCGTTAAAAGTTAAATTACATTCAACAATGAAAAGATTTTCCAAACTTTTCATCCAATAGTCTGACACAAGTCAAATTCGATATCATTCCAAATTGTTACTATGCAAGCGACATCTTCTTTGCTTTTCTTAAAGATATATTCGCCAAAAATATCATTTGTTGGTATAGAATTTCTGTTTACACATGTCAATAAAAAAACCGGATATCCCCGTTTTTCACCCGGATTTCCGAAACCGGCTTCACAAAGCGGATACGGTCTTTTGAATCCGCTCACAATGAGCATCCAGATGTTTTCGGATCAATTGCACTTCACCTGCAGTGAAGTGCCGGTCTTCCAGCAGGTGAATCAGCATGTCATGCAGCTGGGCTGAATCAAATCTTTTCACAAATTCCAGAAACCGGGCCGTTAATCCGTCGGATTCAACCAGGGGTGTATTTTTTTGGTCATACATCTTCAAAGACCGGATCATGCCTTTCACTGCGGCATCCACCACCCTGTCCGGCAGCCATGCCAGAGACCCTGTGCCGTCCACGCGATCCAGCCGCATACACAAGGTCAGGTTCAAAAAATAAAGCAGCAGACAAAACAATTGTCTGACCCGGACATCACAAATGTCTGATGCCGTTTCCGTTAACTGCCCGATTCCCCGCACCGTTATCAGCCGCACCTCATCGTGAGAATTTACCACAAAATCCCCGGCCGCCAGATGCCACGGAAAAATTTCCAGGCCCGTATCTTTTTCATAATAATCGGTCAGCACACAGGCAATCTGTTCATAAATTTTCTCTGCCCGGTGCCAGGGAACGGGTTCGTGGGTGCCGTCATCTTTCCAGATGGCCACCTGGTAATCTTTGCCCGTCCGGGTGATGTGAAATTCACAAAACCGGTCAAACCACTGCCCCAGAAAAAACCCGATCCGGCCTTTTTTTTCCACAAAGGTTTTTGCCCCGAAAACCCGGGGAATCCAGGCCGGCTCCACCCGATCAGCCAGGTCGGCAAGCAGCCGGCACTCGGTTTCAATCAAGGTGAGTCCGGGATCACGAACCGCACCGTTGAGCACCAGAAACACGGTGGCAGACCCGGTGACGGCCGTGATTTTCAGGGGGTGATAAAAGGCCCCGTGCTTTTCCAGGCAGACGTTCAGGGCATGAATCGGTCCGGGTTCAGGGGCCAGGCAGGAGACGGCATGACAGACCATTTCTCCCTGGTCCCGGGTCAAAAAAGTATGGGCCGCCTCAAAATAATCGCCGATTGTCCATTCAGCGCGACTGTTTTCAGTGCCGGTTTTTCCGGACAACGGCATGTCCCACAACCCGGATTCGGACGTTACGGGTATTTGCCCGGGCATATGAAAGGTTATTTCCGGATCAAAAATCATCCCTGACGATGGGGTGCCAGTTCTTTTAGAAGATCCGGAGCTACGTCATATCCCAGTTCACGGGCCTTGTCGCAATGAGAAATAGCCGTTTCATAGTCTTCCAGTTCCAGGTATCCTACCGCCAGATTGTTGTGGGCAATGGGAAATTCCGGTTGAATCTGAACGGCTTCCAGATTGGCCTGAATCCCTTCTTCATACAGCCCTTTCATATAGTAAGCCGTCCCTAAAGAGGCATAGGCCTGAACAAAATATTTGTTATGAATGATGGCCTTTTTCAGATGTTTGATGGCTTTGTCGATTTTTTCTTCATCTTCCTTGGCATCCTTGCCGTCCACCAGCTGGATCAGGACAAAAGCCATGTTGGCATATCCTTCGGCAAATCCGGCCCTGGCTTTGGTGGCCCGCTGGTTGAACCGGAAACAGCCTTCCAGATCTCCGCGCTGAAGACAGATTCCCCCCAGCTGCACATAGGCTTCCGCTAACGTGGGACTGTTTTCAATGGCATCGTGAAACGCTTTTTCCGCTTCCATATATTCCTGTTTTCCCAGTAACGCCACCCCCAGATTGTAATGGGTGGTGCCGCACTCGGTGTTCTGGGTCAACTGATATCTGAGTCTGGCAATATGCTCATCCGCATTCCGGGGCAGGTCTCCCCTTTTTTGCGTGTCGGACATGGGTTACTCCTTGGTGTATGGTACAAAATTTATGTCTTGTTTTCCGTCTGAAATTTCATATAATAGATGATTTGCCACAGGAGTCAAGGTATTTGGAACGCCCGGCAGGGGGAATATTTTTCTTGCATCCGCATCCCGCCTGTGGTAGCACCTGTTTTTTTGTTTTATCATGACACCATCAGAATTTTCAGGAGTCCATTGCTATGGAAAACGGATGTTTTACTGCGCTGATCACCCCGTTCACGGATACGGGGGAACCGGATCAAAACGGCCTGGAACAACTTATCGAATTTCAGATTCAAAACCATATCACCGGCATACTGGTGACCGGCACCACGGGGGAGAGCCCCACACTCAAATGGCAGGAACACATCCATGTCATTGCCCTGGCTGCCAAACAGGTCACGGGCCGGTGCCGGGTCATTGCCGGCACCGGCAGCAACAACACTCAAGAAGCCCTCACCGCAGCAGGCCATGCCGCCAAAGAAGGGGTGGATGCCATATTGATGGTGGATCCCTATTACAATGGTCCCTCATCCCTTGAAATCCGCAAGGAATATTATGAAGTTGTGGCCGGACAATACCCGGACATGACGATCATCCCCTACATCATCCCGGGCCGCACCGGTGCCCAGATGCTGCCCCAGGACCTGGCCCTGCTGGCACAGGCCTGCCCCAACATCACCTGTGTCAAGGAAGCCACGGGCAATCTTGACAACATGAAACTCACCCGCAAATGCTGCGGTCCGGATTTCCAGATTTTTTCCGGGGATGACGCGCTGGTATACGACATCATGACCGATCCTGAGATCCGGGCCTGCGGGTCCATCTCCGTGATGTCCAATATCGTGCCCGGATTCATGACGCAGATGGTATCTGCCATCAATCAAGGGGACCGGGATGAAGCCGAAAGGCTCCAGGCCGTCCTTAAACCGCTCTTAGACCTGGTGGTGGTCACGACCACGGAAGAAACCGCGTTTGGACCGGTCAAATGCCGGGCCAGAAATCCGCTGCCCCTGAAAACCATGATGCAGCTGCTGGGCATGCCTTCCGGCCCCTGCCGTCCGCCTTTGGGAAAAATGACCCGCCAGGGGCTGGACAAAATCGTTGAAACCATGCAGCAGGTTCACACCGATCATCCGGACATATTTGCGCCCATTGCAAAATTCTTCAATATTGACATCCATGAGCGGCTTCACAATCCTGACTATCAAAACGGACTATGGTACGCATATGAATAATTTTGACAAAACCAAGACATCATTGCCGGAAACCGGCACCTGCATCAAGACCATTGAACTGAAAAACGGACAACCCCTGATCCTTACGGACCGGTCCCGGAAAATCAGTGATGATGCCTATATTGTGATCATGCAGGCCACCATGGAAATCAAAATCACACCGGACCTGTTTGCCAGTGAACCGCTTTCCGGTGTGACTTTGGATCAAATCCGGGATACGTTAGGGGAAACCGTCATCTATGAGTACCGCCTGGAACGCAATTTCATTTTAAACCATGAAAAAGACGAGGTACTGGCATCCCTGGTGGATACCTTCATGAAAAACATGGAACAATACATCTCCCACCCCCGGTTCGCCCCGAAACTGGTCTTAAAGCAATACAACGACCGGAAATGATGCGGTAACCAGATTCAAGGGCAAATTGCAGACTCAATGGGGTTCTTTTCAATCAATTGCTATTTGCCGCTTTTTCAAGTGCCTGTTTTGATGCCCGGTGCATCGCATTCAGGGCTGATTTTGAATATGATTCTTTTGTCATGGTTTTTCCTCTGCCACAACTGGCGGATTGCCATCGAACCCGGCGAGCTGACGAAGCAGGCGCCCCCATGAGCAGCCGGTTCTTGGGGGTAATGACAGCCGGGATGGCTGCGGTGTAAATCTCATATCCCGCACCTTTGAGCCTGATGGCCCGGACCGCATCCACGGCCAGGTCCGGCGCCATCCAGGACCCCAAGCCTGCCGTATCGCAGGTCTCAAGATCGTGGCAGCAGGGCAGCACCGCCACTCTGGCCCGGGCACCAACCGCCCTGGCCAGGATCATATCGGTGAGGCCGCCGCAGGCATGGGCAGAGACCACCACATCGCCGGGCAAAAGGTCAATCTCCCCCAGGTCCCGGGATTCAAAATACAGGCGTTCTCCAATAAAGGGCCAGGTTTCGGACATGGCCGCCAGCAGGGTCGCCGCGCTTTTGGGGATATGGGTATCCACGGCCAGGGCCAAAGGCGAGGTCTGGTCCAGAATGAGCATGATCTGGGCTAAAAGCCCGTGGCCGCAAGCCAGGTCCACCACCCGTCCCCCTCTGAACCGCCGCCGCACACGCCGGGCCGTTTCCCAGGCCTCGTACAGCTCTTTTCTGGGCAGAACGCCGGCCCGGCAGACCGCTCTGGCGATGCGGTGAAATAAGGTGGCATCCGGGAACAGGTCCCCGTGCCTGGGCATAAGCCGGTTTTTGCTGGACCGCTTCATGGGGCTTTCTGCAAAATGGTTTTGACCCGGCCCACAATGCCGGATTCAAGCCTGACCTTGATGCCGTGGGGGTGAAAAGGGGATTTGGTGAGGATATCTTTGACCCGTCCCCGGGTCAGGTTTCCGGTCCGCTGATCCGGTTTCTGGACCACGTCTACAAGACTGCCTCTGGTGATGTTTTTTCTATTATTTCCGTCCATGAGATTCCGATCTTTTTTCCGGCAATGTTCAAGCTATTCAAGTGCCGTGCGTTACCCGCCCTGATAAAAGAAACACTATCAGGTTTTGCTTGATGGTGGTATCCATTATTTTTCATGACCATAATCATTTTTGCTTTGGATAATCTGTGCAACTCATGGGATCAATATCGTACCGAATAGTTCAAATTTGGATACTGATTAACAATCAACGCTCAATGCGTACCTTCACCCGACGTCTGCCCCACCTTAGAGCGTCCTTGTGTGAATCAAAATAGAGATCGAGCCTTTCCGGGCCTTTGATGGCACCACCGCGATCATTTACTACCCCCCATCCATATCCGGGAATCTTCATGCGGGTGCCGAAAGGATAATATCTGGTATCGGCGGCAATAGTTCCATCTTCGGGTAACCAGAGCCAGGGTGGCGCCACACGGTGGGGAACCTTCCAGGGATGGGTGACGGTATCCACCGACAAGAGACCATCATAGCTCTCCTGCGGGTCCTTGCCGCTGGCTGTCTTACCGGTATATTCCTTGCCTTTATTCTTGCCCTTGGTAATATAGCGATCCCAAAAATTGAGTTTCAATAAGGCCCAACTGCCTCGATGCCATTCACAACACTTTTTACAGCCGCAATAAGCGGTGGTCTCCATCATTCGCATCTCATGCCGAGCACAACTGGAGGAAAGCCCCAGCAGAAAGACAAGAGCACATAGTGTCAGAAAAAAATCGAAAAGCCTGCGACAAATGATATCACCTCACAACACATAAATTCGTATAAGACAAATATATAGCCGATAATCATCGGAAGGACAAGAGGGGGACCAATAAGGTGGGGCAATAACCTGCGATGCAAACGGCCTTTCTCTGAATAGGTTGTTACCGATAGCATTAGTATCCTGAAAGAATCACGCACCCCGGAGGTTTTGAGTAGGATAATTTATGTTGAGTGTGAGCTACTGGGAGTTCTCTCCGTTTTTCCAAAGTTCATATTCACTTATATCAATATTATCATTCCAATAAACAGCGTAGCCCCCTTTTTCAATTTTGACATTTTTAAAAAAAGAAGGGTTTTTCAATGGCGCAAACATTTCATTATCCCATAGTCTACTGACATCATATATTTTTTTTTCGCCATTTGTGAAAATGATGGTGAGCAGTTTATGATCTGACGCGGCAACATTTAATATTTTTGGTATCTGCATCTTTTGCGTTACTCCAGAGGGGGCAGTTTTTTAAATTCCTGTGTTTTCCAAATGGTTTGTAATTCAGCCTGGTATTTTTCAGCCCATTCCACAACCAGCTTCCTTGCCCTTGGAG harbors:
- a CDS encoding tetratricopeptide repeat protein is translated as MSDTQKRGDLPRNADEHIARLRYQLTQNTECGTTHYNLGVALLGKQEYMEAEKAFHDAIENSPTLAEAYVQLGGICLQRGDLEGCFRFNQRATKARAGFAEGYANMAFVLIQLVDGKDAKEDEEKIDKAIKHLKKAIIHNKYFVQAYASLGTAYYMKGLYEEGIQANLEAVQIQPEFPIAHNNLAVGYLELEDYETAISHCDKARELGYDVAPDLLKELAPHRQG
- the dapA gene encoding 4-hydroxy-tetrahydrodipicolinate synthase — encoded protein: MENGCFTALITPFTDTGEPDQNGLEQLIEFQIQNHITGILVTGTTGESPTLKWQEHIHVIALAAKQVTGRCRVIAGTGSNNTQEALTAAGHAAKEGVDAILMVDPYYNGPSSLEIRKEYYEVVAGQYPDMTIIPYIIPGRTGAQMLPQDLALLAQACPNITCVKEATGNLDNMKLTRKCCGPDFQIFSGDDALVYDIMTDPEIRACGSISVMSNIVPGFMTQMVSAINQGDRDEAERLQAVLKPLLDLVVVTTTEETAFGPVKCRARNPLPLKTMMQLLGMPSGPCRPPLGKMTRQGLDKIVETMQQVHTDHPDIFAPIAKFFNIDIHERLHNPDYQNGLWYAYE
- a CDS encoding methyltransferase, with amino-acid sequence MKRSSKNRLMPRHGDLFPDATLFHRIARAVCRAGVLPRKELYEAWETARRVRRRFRGGRVVDLACGHGLLAQIMLILDQTSPLALAVDTHIPKSAATLLAAMSETWPFIGERLYFESRDLGEIDLLPGDVVVSAHACGGLTDMILARAVGARARVAVLPCCHDLETCDTAGLGSWMAPDLAVDAVRAIRLKGAGYEIYTAAIPAVITPKNRLLMGAPASSARRVRWQSASCGRGKTMTKESYSKSALNAMHRASKQALEKAANSN
- a CDS encoding YwbE family protein; this encodes MDGNNRKNITRGSLVDVVQKPDQRTGNLTRGRVKDILTKSPFHPHGIKVRLESGIVGRVKTILQKAP
- a CDS encoding 3D domain-containing protein yields the protein MMETTAYCGCKKCCEWHRGSWALLKLNFWDRYITKGKNKGKEYTGKTASGKDPQESYDGLLSVDTVTHPWKVPHRVAPPWLWLPEDGTIAADTRYYPFGTRMKIPGYGWGVVNDRGGAIKGPERLDLYFDSHKDALRWGRRRVKVRIER
- a CDS encoding DUF2442 domain-containing protein, giving the protein MQIPKILNVAASDHKLLTIIFTNGEKKIYDVSRLWDNEMFAPLKNPSFFKNVKIEKGGYAVYWNDNIDISEYELWKNGENSQ